Proteins encoded within one genomic window of Humulus lupulus chromosome 1, drHumLupu1.1, whole genome shotgun sequence:
- the LOC133797109 gene encoding uncharacterized protein LOC133797109: MTMAQSQGCTIKHSMKLACEKKSVGASVGVGRTKIAGGDMGYRKFQSKYDLGVGVKRVACGVQKLGPFTISIPLQDSSYGPLLEYIFHEDLDADEHIVDTNFHHLDRQLFSTLSPAVMLSGDVTFVY, translated from the exons ATGACAATGGCG CAGTCGCAAGGATGCACGATTAAACATTCAATGAAATTAGCGTGTGAAAAGAAGTCAGTTGGTGCTTCAGTCGGAGTTGGTCGTACTAAGATTGCTGGAGGAGATATG GGTTACAGAAAATTCCAATCTAAGTACGATTTGGGAGTAGGTGTGAAAAGGGTTGCATGTGGGGTGCAAAAGTTAGGCCCTTTTACAATTTCTATCCCACTTCAAGATTCTAGTTATGGGCCACTACTAGAGTACATATTTCATGAAGACTTGGATGCAGA TGAGCATATTGTTGACACAAACTTCCATCATCTTGACCGACAACTATTTTCAACTTTGTCTCCTGCAGTTATGCTATCTGGCGATGTGACTTTTGTATATTAA
- the LOC133820132 gene encoding uncharacterized protein LOC133820132, whose translation MSTNDPNISEEEILQPMVNSDLDERSGSSESHPKADEDMYYNPERYVPIVELENHQLRKQLAEAKRLNEKLARLASEAQVAQAPPLQNAQALPPRDVHVPPRRPRGRPRKNAATRRAEQPPPPVEQPVQPRPRRGNQVDGAANPTAEAPTGIRNNRTPSEARTRNPSATQNVIEPDRANSGPSRPHNGRQPPSPIRHPPFPIRHPSPVRRDAQSTHRDRERQAGQRHGNEETAKERRGPHPMRSQVSPSQTIETRRPTGNPSCNNHATSHVSETLDP comes from the coding sequence ATGTCTACAAATGATCCCAACATTTCTGAGGAGGAAATTCTGCAGCCCATGGTGAATTCTGATcttgatgagaggagtggttcatctgAATCTCATCCCAAGGCcgacgaggatatgtactacaatcctgagagatatgtcccaatcgtGGAACTCGAAAATCACCAACTGCGtaaacagttggcagaagctaaaAGGCTCAACGAaaagctagccagactagcttcTGAAGCGCAGGTGGCTCAGGCCCCACCTTTGCAAAATGCCCAAGCTCTGCCTCCGCGAGACGTTCACGTCCCACCTCGTAGGCCTCGGGGACGGCCACGTAAAAACGCAGCCACCAGAagagcggagcaacctccgccaccagtAGAGCAGCCTGTCCAACCCAGACCCCGAAGAGGTAACCAGGTCGATGGTGCCGCCAACCCAACTGCAGAGGCGCCAACAGGAATAAGGAATAACCGAACCCCCTCAGAGGCCCGAACTCGAAATCCTAGTGCCACGCAGAATGTAATAGAGCCTGACAGAGCGAattcagggccttctaggccccatAATGGACGACAGCCACCTTCTCCAATAAGGCACCCTCCAtttccaataaggcacccctcaccaGTTCGGAGGGATGCACAATCGACCCATCGTGATAGGGAAAGGCAAGCTGGGCAAAGACATGGGAATGAAGAAACTGCTAAGGAGCGTAGGGGTCCCCATCCCATGAGGAGCCAAGTGTCTCCATCTCAAACTATTGAGACAAGGAGACCAACAGGAAACCCATCTTGTaataatcatgcaacgagccatgtTAGTGAAACTCTAGATCCGTGA